A genomic region of Streptomyces rimosus contains the following coding sequences:
- a CDS encoding APC family permease, which yields MVRVSGAGPAAGGGQGDGADTAPAGEKTDTSSDDDSLAELGYKPELKRTLGNFHTFAAGISYISILTGTFQLFYFGVNHGGPAYWWSWPMVFCGQLMVALCFCEMAARYPVAGSVYNWSKQLGGPHVGWLGGWMMMTATMVSLAAVALAYQVTLPQISSFFQFVGDGSGRTDQAANAVLLGAVLVVFTTLVNAFGVKLMAQINSAGVAIELVAALALIVLLAAHITRGPGAVTETYGLGRGESLGYLGAFLTASLASAYVMYGFDTASSLGEESKDPGRNAPRAILRALFASFLIGGLILLFALLATPDLHDKRLAVDGLQYVVLSALGTTIGDIMLWCVVIAITVCALAVHTAGIRLAFAMARDTNLPAASLLARVSPRFQTPVAPAVIIGCIAVCILLVNINQPQIFSVITSIAIIMIYVAYLMVTVPMLVRRLRGQWEPAEGKFSLGRFGLPVNILAVLWGTAMATNLAWPRAEVYNANGPQHWYLRWGAFLFVGIVAVGGFTYYWFIQRKRTCVLAGHAAETPAEEPENPDRSEGSGAPASS from the coding sequence GGCGCCGGGCCCGCGGCGGGCGGCGGGCAGGGCGACGGCGCGGACACCGCACCCGCCGGGGAGAAGACCGATACCTCCAGCGACGACGATTCGCTCGCGGAACTCGGCTACAAGCCCGAACTCAAGCGCACCCTCGGCAACTTCCACACCTTCGCGGCCGGTATCAGCTACATCTCGATCCTCACCGGCACCTTCCAGCTCTTCTACTTCGGCGTCAACCACGGCGGGCCCGCCTACTGGTGGTCCTGGCCGATGGTCTTCTGCGGCCAGCTGATGGTGGCCCTGTGCTTCTGCGAGATGGCCGCCCGCTACCCGGTGGCCGGCTCGGTCTACAACTGGTCCAAGCAGCTCGGCGGGCCGCACGTGGGCTGGCTCGGCGGCTGGATGATGATGACCGCGACCATGGTCTCGCTGGCCGCGGTGGCGCTCGCCTACCAGGTCACGCTGCCGCAGATCTCCTCGTTCTTCCAGTTCGTCGGCGACGGCAGCGGCCGCACCGACCAGGCCGCCAACGCGGTGCTGCTCGGCGCCGTGCTCGTGGTCTTCACCACCCTGGTCAACGCCTTCGGGGTCAAGCTGATGGCGCAGATCAACTCGGCCGGGGTGGCCATCGAGCTGGTCGCGGCCCTCGCGCTGATCGTGCTGCTGGCCGCGCACATCACCCGGGGCCCCGGCGCGGTCACCGAGACGTACGGGCTGGGCCGGGGCGAGTCGCTGGGCTACCTCGGCGCGTTCCTCACCGCCTCCCTCGCCTCCGCGTACGTCATGTACGGCTTCGACACGGCGTCCTCGCTCGGCGAGGAGTCCAAGGACCCCGGCCGCAACGCGCCGCGCGCCATCCTGCGCGCCCTGTTCGCCTCGTTCCTCATCGGCGGCCTGATCCTGCTGTTCGCGCTGCTGGCGACGCCCGACCTGCACGACAAGCGGCTGGCCGTGGACGGCCTCCAGTACGTGGTGCTGAGTGCGCTCGGCACGACCATCGGCGACATCATGCTGTGGTGTGTGGTCATCGCGATCACGGTGTGCGCGCTGGCCGTGCACACCGCCGGCATCCGGCTGGCGTTCGCCATGGCCCGGGACACCAACCTGCCGGCCGCCTCGCTGCTCGCCCGGGTCAGCCCGCGCTTCCAGACGCCGGTGGCGCCCGCGGTGATCATCGGGTGCATCGCGGTCTGCATCCTGCTGGTCAACATCAACCAGCCGCAGATCTTCTCGGTGATCACCAGCATCGCCATCATCATGATCTACGTGGCGTATCTGATGGTCACCGTGCCGATGCTGGTACGGCGGCTGCGCGGCCAGTGGGAACCGGCCGAGGGCAAGTTCTCGCTGGGCCGCTTCGGCCTGCCGGTCAACATCCTCGCCGTGCTCTGGGGCACCGCGATGGCCACCAACCTCGCCTGGCCGCGCGCCGAGGTCTACAACGCGAACGGCCCCCAGCACTGGTACCTGCGCTGGGGCGCCTTCCTTTTCGTCGGCATCGTCGCCGTCGGCGGCTTCACGTACTACTGGTTCATCCAGCGCAAACGCACCTGCGTCCTGGCTGGCCACGCGGCGGAGACCCCGGCGGAGGAACCGGAGAATCCGGACAGATCCGAGGGTTCGGGCGCTCCGGCTTCGTCCTGA